The following coding sequences are from one Corallococcus caeni window:
- a CDS encoding 3-oxoacyl-ACP synthase III family protein — translation MIPVRILGTASVLPGPPVTTAEVCARVGRDAAEVEKKTGIRARHFAPAGTRAADLGARALREALEAAGLPATALKRILFVSSMGGDVTTPANGSRVAAALGLSGTCDAMDVGNACMGFLSAFDLAARSVATGLGPVGVVSVELLSRTTRPEDPRPYLVLGDAAAAVVLGEARPGEGVLGAAFGNDGTLPPDVVLENPHQTGQREGMRFLTPSRDMTRVALGALTRAASAVLQGAGLTVADVDWVLTHQPNGSMFAAILQALEVPAQKSVTVVDTVGSVGSASLGTGLDRLWRTRPVKPGDRVLMVGVGAGVAHGAVLYRVGG, via the coding sequence GTGATTCCGGTCCGCATCCTCGGCACAGCAAGCGTGCTGCCCGGCCCCCCCGTGACGACCGCGGAGGTCTGCGCGCGCGTGGGCCGCGACGCGGCGGAGGTGGAGAAGAAGACGGGCATCCGCGCGCGGCACTTCGCTCCGGCGGGGACGCGCGCGGCGGACCTGGGGGCCCGGGCGCTGCGGGAGGCGCTGGAGGCGGCGGGGCTTCCGGCGACGGCGCTCAAGCGCATCCTCTTCGTGTCGTCCATGGGCGGGGACGTCACCACGCCGGCCAACGGCAGCCGGGTGGCGGCGGCGCTGGGGCTGTCCGGCACGTGCGACGCCATGGACGTGGGCAACGCGTGCATGGGGTTCCTGAGCGCGTTCGACCTGGCGGCGCGCTCGGTGGCGACGGGGCTGGGGCCGGTGGGCGTGGTGTCCGTGGAGCTGCTGTCGCGCACCACGCGGCCGGAGGACCCGCGTCCCTACCTGGTGCTGGGCGACGCGGCGGCGGCGGTGGTGCTGGGCGAGGCGCGGCCCGGTGAAGGGGTGCTGGGGGCGGCGTTCGGCAACGACGGCACGCTGCCGCCGGACGTCGTCCTGGAGAACCCGCACCAGACGGGCCAGCGCGAGGGCATGCGCTTCCTCACGCCGTCGCGCGACATGACCCGCGTGGCGCTGGGGGCGCTGACGCGCGCGGCGTCGGCCGTGCTCCAGGGCGCGGGGCTGACGGTGGCGGACGTGGACTGGGTGCTCACGCACCAGCCGAACGGGAGCATGTTCGCGGCCATCCTCCAGGCGCTGGAGGTCCCCGCGCAGAAGAGCGTCACGGTGGTGGACACGGTGGGCAGCGTGGGCTCCGCGTCGCTGGGCACGGGGTTGGACCGGCTGTGGCGCACGCGGCCGGTGAAGCCGGGGGACCGGGTGTTGATGGTGGGCGTGGGCGCGGGCGTGGCGCACGGCGCGGTGCTCTACCGGGTGGGCGGGTGA